A portion of the Burkholderia pseudomultivorans genome contains these proteins:
- a CDS encoding ammonium transporter, which yields MDGLKSGVDTLFLLIGAVMVLAMHAGFAFLELGTVRKKNQVNALVKILVDFSVSTLAYFFIGYTIAYGVEFFDDIGTLSQHSGYALVRFFFLLTFAAAIPAIVSGGIAERAKFNPQLVATLIIVGFIYPFFEGIAWNNRFGVQAWLAHAFGAPFHDFAGSVVVHAFGGWVALPAVLLLGARHGRYAKDGRIAAHPPSNIPFLALGAWVLAVGWFGFNVMSAQTLDKISGLVAVNSLMAMVGGTLAAWLAGRNDPGFTYNGPLAGLVAVCAGSDVMHPIGALVTGAMAGAVFVAMFTCVQNKWRIDDVLGVWPLHGMCGALGGLAAGVFGLPALGGLGGVAFLSQLIGTLGGIAIATAGGALVYGALKATVGLRLDREAEFDGADLSIHRISATPERD from the coding sequence ATGGATGGTCTGAAATCCGGCGTCGACACACTGTTCCTGTTGATCGGCGCCGTCATGGTGCTCGCGATGCACGCGGGCTTCGCATTTCTCGAGCTCGGCACGGTCCGCAAGAAGAACCAGGTCAACGCGCTCGTGAAGATCCTCGTCGACTTCTCGGTGTCGACGCTCGCGTATTTCTTCATCGGCTACACGATCGCGTACGGCGTCGAATTCTTCGATGACATCGGCACGCTGTCGCAGCACAGCGGCTATGCGCTCGTGCGGTTCTTCTTCCTGCTGACCTTCGCGGCCGCGATTCCCGCGATCGTGTCGGGCGGCATCGCCGAGCGCGCGAAATTCAATCCGCAGCTCGTCGCGACGCTGATCATCGTCGGCTTCATCTACCCGTTCTTCGAAGGGATCGCGTGGAACAACCGCTTCGGCGTGCAGGCATGGCTCGCCCACGCATTCGGTGCGCCGTTCCACGATTTCGCGGGCTCGGTCGTCGTGCACGCGTTCGGCGGCTGGGTCGCGCTGCCGGCCGTGCTGCTGCTCGGCGCGCGCCACGGCCGCTATGCGAAGGACGGCCGCATCGCCGCGCACCCGCCGTCGAACATCCCGTTCCTCGCGCTCGGCGCGTGGGTGCTCGCGGTCGGCTGGTTCGGCTTCAACGTGATGAGCGCGCAGACGCTCGACAAGATCAGCGGCCTCGTCGCGGTGAACTCGCTGATGGCGATGGTCGGCGGCACGCTCGCCGCGTGGCTCGCGGGCCGCAACGATCCGGGCTTCACGTACAACGGCCCGCTCGCGGGCCTCGTCGCGGTCTGCGCGGGCTCGGACGTGATGCACCCGATCGGGGCGCTCGTCACGGGCGCGATGGCCGGCGCCGTGTTCGTCGCGATGTTCACCTGCGTGCAGAACAAGTGGCGCATCGACGACGTGCTCGGCGTATGGCCGCTGCACGGCATGTGCGGCGCGCTCGGCGGCCTCGCGGCCGGCGTGTTCGGGCTGCCCGCGCTCGGCGGCCTCGGCGGCGTCGCCTTCCTGTCGCAGCTGATCGGCACCCTCGGCGGCATCGCGATCGCCACGGCGGGCGGCGCGCTGGTCTACGGCGCGCTGAAGGCGACCGTCGGCCTGCGCCTCGACCGCGAGGCCGAGTTCGACGGCGCCGACCTGTCGATCCACCGCATTTCCGCGACGCCCGAGCGCGATTGA
- a CDS encoding Rrf2 family transcriptional regulator, producing the protein MNTSSRFAFAVHVLALLSMQEGAPLSSDIIAGSVNTNPALIRRLLSMLAAAGLTTSQLGAGGGALLAREPGEITLLDIYRAVDDAQLFALHREAPNPACLVGRHIQGALIGYIGDAQRAMEASLATRTLADVTADMLDAERRGKRAGAGADGAVGAGG; encoded by the coding sequence ATGAATACCAGCAGCCGCTTCGCGTTTGCCGTTCACGTGCTTGCCTTGCTGTCGATGCAGGAAGGCGCGCCGCTGTCGTCCGACATCATCGCGGGCAGCGTGAACACGAATCCGGCGCTGATTCGCCGCTTGCTGTCGATGCTCGCGGCCGCCGGGCTCACGACGTCGCAGCTCGGCGCGGGCGGCGGCGCGTTGCTCGCGCGCGAGCCGGGCGAGATCACGCTGCTCGACATCTATCGGGCAGTCGACGATGCGCAGCTCTTCGCGTTGCACCGCGAGGCGCCGAATCCCGCGTGTCTGGTCGGGCGCCATATCCAGGGCGCGCTGATCGGCTATATCGGCGATGCGCAGCGCGCGATGGAAGCGTCGCTCGCCACGCGCACGCTTGCCGACGTGACGGCCGACATGCTGGATGCGGAGCGGCGCGGGAAAAGGGCAGGCGCAGGGGCAGACGGAGCAGTCGGCGCCGGCGGATAA